A window of the Schistosoma mansoni, WGS project CABG00000000 data, supercontig 0177, strain Puerto Rico, whole genome shotgun sequence genome harbors these coding sequences:
- a CDS encoding chloride channel protein,putative, producing KTCCGSIKACWDSASGWFCVLCVGLLTGFIACIIDIGCTWMSDLKEGVCLDAFWFNREQCCWSSSQADDVCDQWYSWSRLFMNKDPTGEYPDAYFVGYLFYIIYAVLFALVCVFLVRMFAPYACGSGIPEIKTILGGFIIRGYLGKWTLLIKSVGMILGVGAGLNLGKEGPMVHMAACILSASAAAGVAVAFGAPIGGVLFSLEEASYYFPMKTMFRSFFCAMVSANVLRILNPYGSDNMIMFYVDYQAQWHVMELIPFALLGLLGGIFGTVFNRANLYICRLRKTTWLGKYPVREVLVVTLITAILSFPHTYLRMNTSELIKLLVSRCSPGSDFSLCDYHFNTSNPMTKVYQNYPAGPSLSTAMVLLAIALVLKLILTVFTFGIKVPTGLFIPSLAAGAIMGRMLGIATEQLVVAYASHPFIVKMCKSSQPCINPGLYAMVGAAATLGGVTRMTISLVVVMLELTGGLNYIIPLMIAAMVSKWTGDRLTNGSIYEEHIRLNDYPYLGSYDELDNTLVAADVMHPHSNSPLYVVTQYDMTVGDLDQLVSRCDVKGFPVVVSQDSPYLVGWVSRRELRWALDRERKYDSNIVDDSPVHFATFQQVYADDSQELTPVNLQNIVDLSPTTVSDHTPMETVLDFFKKLGLRQIIVTRNGCPLGVLTKKDILRHVRHHKPNHR from the exons AAAACATGCTGTGGTTCAATTAAAGCCTGTTGGGATTCTGCCTCTGGATGGTTTTGTGTATTATGTGTCGGTTTGTTAACAGGTTTCATTGCTTGTATCATTGATATTGGTTGTACTTGGATGTCTGATTTAAAAGAGGGTGTTTGTCTAGATGCATTTTGGTTCAACCGTGAACAGTGTTGTTGGTCATCAAGTCAAGCGGATGATGTCTGTGATCAA TGGTATTCATGGTCTCGTCTTTTTATGAACAAAGATCCAACGGGTGAATATCCAGATGCTTACTTTGTTGGTTACCTGTTCTACATTATTTATGCTGTGTTATTTGCTCTAGTTTGTGTATTTCTTGTTCGTATGTTTGCTCCTTATGCTTGTG GTAGCGGTATTCCTGAAATTAAGACTATTCTTGGTGGATTCATTATACGTGGTTACTTAGGGAAATGGACTCTTCTGATAAAATCGGTTGGTATGATTCTCGGAGTAGGTGCTGGTTTAAATCTTGGTAAAGAAGGACCCATGGTTCATATGGCTGCCTGT ATCCTTTCAGCTTCAGCGGCTGCTGGAGTTGCTGTTGCATTTGGTGCACCAATTGGTGGTGTTCTTTTTTCACTAGAAGAAGCTAGTTATTATTTTCCGATGAAAACAATGTTTCGATCATTTTTTTGTGCCATGGTATCAGCTAATGTTTTGCGTATTTTAAATCCATATGGTAGTGATAATATGATTATGTTCTATGTCGATTATCAAGCACAATGGCATGTAATGGAATTAATTCCATTCGCTTTACTCGGTTTACTTGGA GGAATTTTTGGTACAGTATTCAATCGAGCAAATCTGTATATATGTCGTTTGCGTAAAACCACTTGGTTAGGTAAATATCCTGTTCGTGAAGTACTTGTTGTTACGTTAATTACTGCTATTCTATCATTTCCACATACTTATCTTCGTATGAATACCAGTGAACTGATTAAACTTTTAGTGAGTCGCTGTTCTCCAGGATCTGATTTCTCTCTGTG TGATTATCATTTTAATACAAGTAACCCAATGACTAAAGTATATCAGAATTATCCTGCCGGACCATCATTATCTACAGCAATGGTATTATTGGCAATCGCATTGGTTTTAAAGCTTATTCTAACCGTTTTCACATTTGGTATTAAAGTACCTACTGGTTTGTTTATTCCATCGTTAGCA GCTGGTGCAATTATGGGTCGTATGTTAGGTATTGCTACTGAACAACTTGTTGTAGCGTATGCATCACATCCATTTATTGTTAAAATGTGTAAATCATCCCAACCGTGTATTAATCCAGGACTTTATGCTATGGTTGGAGCAGCAGCTACTCTTGGCGGTGTGACTAGAATGACTATATCATTAGTTGTAGTTATGCTTGAATTAACTGGCGG TTTAAATTATATAATTCCATTAATGATTGCAGCTATGGTTAGTAAATGGACTGGTGATCGATTAACAAATGGTAGTATTTACGAAGAGCATATACGATTAAATGATTATCCATATCTTGGATCGTATGATGAATTAGATAATACATTAGTAGCAGCTGATGTAATGCATCCAC ATTCTAATTCTCCTCTATATGTTGTTACACAATATGATATGACAGTTGGCGATCTGGACCAATTAGTTAGTAGATGTGATGTTAAAGGATTTCCTGTTGTTGTTTCACAAGATTCCCCATATCTAGTTGGATGGGTTTCAAGAAGAGAGTTACGTTGGGCTTTGG ATCGTGAAAGAAAATATGATTCAAATATTGTCGATGATTCGCCGGTTCATTTTGCCACATTTCAGCAAGTATATGCAGATGATAGTCAGGAATTGACACCTGTCAACTTACAAAATATTGTTGATTTG